One Haloarchaeobius amylolyticus DNA window includes the following coding sequences:
- a CDS encoding DNA-binding protein, whose product MYNSNKLSEEVSVPERYRDPTDAYVVEETPTLEATVELEIQAKVDCNHPDVNPEAMTLEAEERMAARELEIGRTRERLDRGQESTREAECRTDVEAQAATLEGVWEPTPDPRERLSREELGKVNEKAAKIHSRIEHGSSRAAIARQLAERVADGGSVLSAVIAVSEAERDRPGTIVPIASLEDVQRREVCIQGRVKTLWEPAHPSIQQVGLIEDDSGTTKFTVWKRSNAKVVREGELVRMRNVAKNWYQGRVSVAVTGWSRLTFPERDRWWEQ is encoded by the coding sequence ATGTATAATAGCAACAAGCTCAGTGAAGAAGTTTCGGTTCCAGAACGATACAGAGACCCCACGGACGCGTACGTGGTCGAGGAGACGCCGACGCTCGAAGCGACGGTGGAACTGGAGATCCAGGCAAAGGTGGACTGCAACCACCCCGACGTGAACCCGGAAGCGATGACTCTCGAAGCGGAGGAACGGATGGCGGCGCGCGAACTGGAGATCGGGCGAACGCGAGAGCGGTTGGACCGAGGACAGGAGTCGACCCGGGAGGCAGAGTGTCGAACCGACGTGGAAGCGCAGGCGGCGACGCTGGAGGGCGTCTGGGAGCCAACGCCCGACCCCAGAGAGAGGCTCAGTCGCGAGGAGCTGGGGAAGGTGAACGAGAAGGCGGCGAAGATTCACAGTCGCATCGAACACGGGAGTTCGAGAGCGGCCATCGCGAGGCAGTTGGCTGAGCGCGTCGCAGACGGTGGGAGCGTCCTGAGCGCGGTCATCGCCGTGAGTGAAGCCGAGCGAGACCGGCCCGGGACCATCGTCCCCATCGCCAGCCTGGAAGACGTGCAACGTCGTGAGGTGTGTATCCAGGGTCGTGTGAAAACGCTGTGGGAGCCCGCGCACCCATCCATTCAGCAAGTCGGGCTCATCGAGGACGACTCTGGGACGACGAAGTTCACGGTGTGGAAGCGCTCAAACGCAAAGGTCGTTCGTGAAGGCGAACTCGTGCGGATGCGGAACGTCGCGAAGAACTGGTATCAGGGGCGTGTCTCGGTGGCTGTGACGGGCTGGTCGCGGCTGACCTTCCCCGAACGCGACCGGTGGTGGGAGCAGTAG
- a CDS encoding DUF7389 domain-containing protein, which produces MSTDTDPTSDEQYRLPADFETTEHVTRTDTGASIKITMTRGTGTRDQDRLEGKVKAPTVEQAKADVDELFPKLCRLAEAARAFDPSIDTTE; this is translated from the coding sequence ATGTCGACAGACACAGACCCAACCAGCGACGAACAGTACAGACTTCCAGCCGACTTCGAGACGACCGAGCATGTCACACGAACCGACACCGGAGCCTCAATCAAGATCACGATGACCCGGGGTACGGGCACTCGGGACCAGGACCGCCTCGAAGGGAAGGTGAAAGCACCGACTGTCGAACAGGCGAAAGCCGACGTGGATGAACTATTCCCGAAGCTGTGCCGCCTCGCCGAAGCCGCACGAGCGTTCGACCCGAGCATCGACACGACCGAATAA
- a CDS encoding helix-turn-helix domain-containing protein encodes MHSASGVLVWNDGQLHPLQAAIEASPAVTIEKTHQINRVGERFVELSEFSGNIAKLEQVLSTEDSVRDFTVTHKTGLAYVEYGQSSSLAELFAILTAYSLVLIPPVEYTDEYPASGIRLTVVGTEAAITQITSNIPSGIDLYPEHVGEYVPGGSQLEDLLTERQRDVFEVAVELGYYEIPREATHKEIAAAVDRAPATVSEQLQRIEANLLPRYLKG; translated from the coding sequence ATGCACTCCGCCTCAGGGGTTCTCGTCTGGAACGATGGGCAGCTCCACCCCCTGCAAGCCGCAATCGAAGCCAGTCCGGCCGTGACGATTGAAAAGACACATCAGATCAACAGAGTTGGCGAACGGTTCGTCGAATTGAGCGAGTTCTCGGGCAATATAGCCAAGCTCGAGCAGGTGCTCTCTACTGAGGATTCCGTGCGCGACTTCACAGTCACGCATAAGACCGGACTCGCGTATGTCGAGTACGGCCAATCGTCGTCCCTAGCGGAACTGTTTGCTATCCTCACTGCATACTCGCTCGTCCTCATACCGCCAGTCGAATACACCGATGAGTATCCCGCTTCTGGGATTCGCCTTACAGTCGTGGGGACGGAGGCAGCGATAACGCAGATTACATCGAATATTCCCTCAGGGATTGACCTCTACCCAGAGCACGTCGGGGAATACGTTCCTGGGGGCAGTCAGCTGGAGGATTTGCTCACTGAGCGGCAACGCGACGTATTCGAGGTGGCCGTTGAGCTGGGCTACTACGAGATCCCCCGGGAAGCGACACACAAAGAGATTGCAGCAGCCGTGGACCGTGCTCCAGCGACAGTCTCGGAACAACTTCAGCGAATCGAAGCGAATCTACTGCCCCGCTATCTCAAGGGGTGA
- a CDS encoding saccharopine dehydrogenase family protein translates to MSRTDTSILVVGGYGTIGRTVCRELADSEREKILAAGRSPQKARRFARSVDGVEPRTFDVSDEMHHADVLKDVGTVVMCLDQDAPHFAEACLERGIDYVDISPTDSLLRAIESFDEVARGHGATAVLSVGLSPGMTNLFVAEAREELDTVDRADITLLLGIGEAFGPDTVKWTIEDALGNFSVQSDGETTSVTGLTDPRTVEVPGWGRRRAYRANLADQHVLARTTDIPVIESRLCYDSRVLTRYLAVLRRTGLFEPIVSLLGVDGIVRLAEVFPFGSTESVIKTEVSGRVDGQLKRIDQWVRGPDQARATAIVTARIAQALGPSHPAGVHHIHEIFSSIQLSKDLLESGYAVGRSEHCGENS, encoded by the coding sequence ATGTCTCGGACGGACACATCTATTCTCGTTGTTGGTGGCTACGGTACTATTGGCCGGACTGTCTGTCGGGAACTCGCCGACAGCGAGCGGGAAAAGATACTTGCTGCAGGTCGATCTCCCCAGAAAGCCCGTCGATTTGCACGGTCGGTCGATGGCGTCGAGCCGCGAACGTTCGATGTGAGCGACGAGATGCACCACGCAGACGTCCTCAAAGACGTTGGAACGGTGGTGATGTGTCTGGACCAGGACGCCCCACACTTCGCAGAGGCATGTCTCGAGCGCGGAATCGACTACGTCGATATCTCGCCGACAGATTCGCTTCTCCGGGCGATTGAATCGTTCGACGAGGTCGCTCGCGGTCATGGCGCAACTGCCGTCCTCAGTGTTGGACTGTCTCCTGGGATGACGAACCTCTTCGTCGCCGAAGCACGTGAGGAACTCGATACTGTCGACCGAGCCGATATCACCCTGTTGCTGGGTATCGGTGAGGCGTTCGGCCCAGATACGGTCAAATGGACGATCGAGGATGCTCTGGGGAACTTCTCGGTTCAGAGTGACGGCGAAACGACTTCAGTGACCGGGCTCACTGATCCTCGGACGGTCGAGGTTCCCGGATGGGGGAGACGCCGAGCGTATCGGGCAAATCTCGCGGATCAACATGTACTCGCACGGACGACTGATATCCCAGTAATCGAGAGCCGGTTGTGTTATGACTCTCGTGTCCTGACTCGGTACCTCGCGGTGTTACGCCGAACCGGATTGTTCGAACCAATCGTGTCGTTGCTCGGCGTCGATGGAATCGTCCGACTGGCCGAGGTTTTCCCGTTCGGGTCCACGGAGTCGGTGATTAAAACCGAGGTCAGCGGTCGTGTGGACGGCCAGCTGAAACGAATCGACCAGTGGGTTCGGGGCCCCGATCAGGCTCGGGCAACTGCGATTGTCACTGCTCGAATCGCGCAAGCGCTGGGGCCCTCGCATCCGGCAGGCGTCCATCACATTCACGAAATATTCAGTAGTATCCAACTGTCGAAGGATTTACTCGAGTCTGGGTACGCTGTGGGGCGTTCAGAACACTGTGGAGAAAACTCCTAG
- a CDS encoding hybrid sensor histidine kinase/response regulator, which produces MSTNPSTSTPPGHPDSTATRVLHVDSSAEFTSATRDFLERSSSEFDIHSVNTVKQGLRLLESKKFDCVVSEYEMAGQDGLDLLQAVRDSHPDLPFILFTESGSEEVASQAITDGVSGYLLKGNPDQFELLATRILSLVERPRKSDALAAIQERNERLGRVSADAFFEWNPATNKVWRSDGYSRVFDYGDDEVGDDFDWWKARLHPSDRERVLHRLHSVLEDGLPRYEDSFRFKLGNGTYGHVSARACVTYDCENQPKTVTGALTDISDRIIRERELQRSNTRLELALEGTDTGVWEWDLESDEVIWDETTARLFGVQPDTFEADFESYLSLIHAADRQQVRQAIDSVLETGESASIVHRTHPDHTSPVRWIEGKGRLIQRGGVPVRMVGLCRDITTARERQLQLERQAEQLSEFAGLVSHDLRGPLSVASGYLELIDPIDDAQSESIAAVAKMHRKMDTLVSNLLSLAQQGQPIGTLSPVSVAAVAQTAWNLVETEGATLRVEPDATILADEDRLPQLLQNLFQNAVVHGTESRQPDDVQDDPDRGEDQLGIETGQASVERDTGPMTVSVGWFQKPGTDSESVGGLFVSDQGPGIDEAHRDQVFDAGFSLSSGGTGFGLAIVHRIATAHGWGVRVTESDTGGARFEFTGVKRVRGEEGSPSWSPESGLE; this is translated from the coding sequence ATGAGCACCAATCCTTCGACCAGCACCCCTCCTGGCCACCCTGATTCGACAGCAACTAGAGTCCTCCACGTCGACAGCAGTGCCGAATTCACCAGCGCCACACGCGACTTTCTCGAGAGGAGCAGTTCGGAGTTCGACATTCACTCGGTGAACACCGTCAAACAAGGACTTCGACTCCTCGAGTCGAAGAAATTCGACTGCGTCGTCAGCGAATACGAGATGGCAGGGCAAGACGGCCTTGACCTACTCCAGGCAGTTCGTGACTCCCATCCTGACCTCCCGTTTATTCTCTTTACTGAAAGCGGGTCTGAGGAGGTCGCTTCTCAAGCGATTACAGACGGTGTGTCTGGATACCTCCTGAAGGGCAATCCAGATCAGTTTGAACTCCTTGCAACCCGGATTCTGAGTCTCGTCGAGAGACCGCGAAAGAGCGACGCACTGGCAGCAATTCAGGAGCGAAACGAACGCCTCGGCCGGGTCTCTGCCGACGCGTTCTTCGAATGGAATCCCGCGACGAACAAGGTGTGGCGGAGCGATGGCTACTCGCGCGTGTTCGACTATGGTGATGACGAAGTCGGGGACGACTTCGACTGGTGGAAGGCTCGGTTGCACCCTTCTGATCGCGAACGTGTCCTCCATCGACTGCACTCCGTGCTCGAAGACGGTTTACCGCGGTATGAGGATTCTTTTCGGTTCAAGCTCGGAAACGGGACATACGGCCATGTCTCGGCACGAGCGTGTGTGACTTACGATTGCGAGAACCAACCAAAGACCGTCACCGGGGCTCTAACCGACATCTCGGACCGAATCATCCGCGAACGAGAACTACAGCGGTCCAATACCCGCCTCGAACTCGCACTGGAAGGAACCGATACTGGGGTCTGGGAATGGGACCTCGAAAGTGACGAGGTGATCTGGGACGAGACGACAGCGCGACTCTTCGGCGTTCAGCCTGACACCTTCGAGGCGGATTTCGAGTCGTATCTATCGCTGATACACGCTGCCGACAGACAGCAGGTGAGACAGGCTATCGATAGCGTCCTCGAGACTGGTGAATCGGCTAGTATCGTCCACCGAACCCACCCCGACCATACCAGTCCTGTTCGGTGGATCGAGGGGAAAGGAAGGCTAATCCAGCGGGGGGGAGTGCCGGTCCGCATGGTCGGCCTCTGCCGTGACATCACCACAGCACGCGAGCGGCAGTTACAACTCGAGCGGCAGGCTGAACAGTTGTCCGAATTCGCGGGTCTCGTTAGTCATGACCTCAGGGGACCGCTCTCTGTCGCCTCTGGCTATCTCGAGCTCATCGACCCCATCGACGACGCTCAGTCGGAATCCATCGCTGCTGTAGCGAAGATGCATCGTAAAATGGATACATTAGTCTCTAACCTACTTTCGCTTGCACAACAGGGACAACCAATCGGGACGCTGTCACCGGTTTCGGTGGCAGCCGTGGCCCAGACAGCATGGAATTTAGTCGAGACGGAGGGTGCAACCCTCCGGGTCGAGCCCGACGCTACTATCCTCGCCGATGAGGACCGCCTCCCGCAGCTCCTCCAGAACCTCTTCCAGAACGCAGTCGTCCATGGGACAGAATCCCGCCAACCCGACGACGTGCAAGATGACCCAGATAGAGGGGAGGACCAACTCGGAATCGAGACAGGACAAGCGTCTGTCGAGAGAGACACTGGTCCTATGACCGTTTCGGTTGGATGGTTCCAGAAGCCCGGGACGGATAGCGAGTCGGTCGGCGGACTCTTCGTCTCAGACCAAGGACCGGGCATCGACGAAGCACACCGAGATCAGGTCTTCGACGCTGGTTTCTCACTTTCATCTGGCGGGACTGGCTTCGGTCTGGCGATTGTCCACCGTATCGCGACAGCCCACGGCTGGGGGGTCAGGGTCACTGAAAGTGACACCGGCGGTGCTCGATTCGAATTCACCGGGGTAAAGCGAGTTCGTGGCGAGGAGGGCAGTCCATCGTGGTCACCTGAATCCGGCCTGGAGTGA
- a CDS encoding DUF955 domain-containing protein produces MSMNSYQKVASSDSTEDEETTHTQFDDSDSRRDEMHDSLEAWVDQFAELSDEARASAELQEWLEVQSHFHDYSYRNTLLIKHQCPHATNVAGYNTWVNEFDRHVQEGESAIWIWAPIITSKCPGCGNSPSYHDSSDCEYDETPPDEWDDGLVGFKPVPVFDVSQTDGEPLPQLETEAQGDGGGEAELLDALLRAAPELGVRATIVPPENWEHGSADGVCTERSTYDCSLLVEVKDTENEAHVASVLAHEYAHALLHFDVDDRTEQEKREVEAESTAYVVSQYFGLDASNSALYVAAWDGDPADAIRERLQRIVGTAREIIEAIDRQGT; encoded by the coding sequence ATGTCGATGAATTCCTACCAAAAAGTTGCCAGCAGCGACAGCACCGAAGACGAAGAAACGACTCACACGCAGTTCGACGACTCCGACAGCCGTCGCGACGAGATGCACGACTCGCTGGAAGCGTGGGTCGACCAGTTCGCCGAGCTCTCAGACGAAGCCAGAGCCAGCGCAGAACTGCAGGAGTGGCTCGAGGTCCAATCGCACTTCCACGACTACTCGTATCGGAACACGCTGCTCATCAAGCACCAGTGTCCCCACGCGACGAACGTCGCCGGCTACAACACCTGGGTGAACGAGTTCGACCGCCACGTCCAGGAGGGCGAATCGGCCATCTGGATCTGGGCACCCATCATCACGAGCAAATGCCCTGGCTGTGGGAACTCACCTTCGTATCACGACAGTAGCGACTGTGAATACGACGAGACGCCACCCGACGAGTGGGACGACGGGCTGGTCGGCTTCAAACCCGTCCCCGTGTTCGATGTCTCCCAGACGGACGGCGAACCCCTCCCCCAACTCGAAACCGAAGCACAGGGTGACGGCGGCGGCGAGGCCGAACTCCTCGATGCGCTGCTCAGAGCCGCTCCAGAACTGGGCGTTCGTGCGACCATCGTCCCACCGGAGAACTGGGAACACGGGAGCGCAGACGGCGTGTGTACCGAGCGAAGCACCTACGACTGCTCCCTGCTCGTCGAGGTGAAAGACACCGAGAACGAGGCACACGTCGCCAGTGTGCTCGCCCACGAGTACGCACACGCTCTCCTGCACTTCGACGTCGACGACCGAACCGAACAGGAGAAACGTGAGGTCGAAGCCGAGAGCACTGCCTACGTCGTCTCACAGTACTTCGGGCTGGATGCCTCGAACAGCGCGCTCTACGTCGCTGCCTGGGACGGTGACCCTGCAGATGCAATTCGCGAGCGGTTACAACGGATTGTGGGTACTGCACGGGAGATTATCGAGGCCATCGACCGACAGGGAACCTGA
- a CDS encoding choice-of-anchor W domain-containing protein, whose amino-acid sequence MMGELTGSLGNRRGVSSALSTVLMIALVLVLAAAAGTFVFDLGERATESPPQSAFSYEYDSVSGKTTISYQGGTELSGTELYVLHDGVEESWVNLGGATAVTAGDEVDVSVGSSRKVQLVWKSPSGETSTVLATRTFSASGSPVFSATNQGTSNGWANSRMTSPDRNMRLVNEDSQPRVEIRNSNAGDAKISSTSFTPTAGSTYDFELRYNPSTDKLEFEVDGTVVSEQPAPTPDDGELGILLKTRNGGASKSISVDSLTLDGASIGSPDGLSVSGDGQTKNLLIDSADLKNGFTLSGDVTFTFNPSEIDGSEELVFRIDLG is encoded by the coding sequence ATGATGGGGGAATTGACGGGGAGTCTGGGGAATCGTCGAGGAGTGAGTTCTGCGCTATCAACGGTCCTGATGATCGCACTCGTGCTCGTTCTTGCAGCCGCAGCGGGGACGTTCGTCTTCGATCTGGGTGAACGCGCGACTGAATCACCGCCACAAAGCGCGTTCTCGTACGAATACGACAGCGTAAGCGGCAAGACGACTATCAGCTATCAGGGTGGAACGGAACTCTCTGGGACGGAATTGTACGTGTTGCACGATGGCGTCGAGGAATCGTGGGTAAACCTTGGAGGTGCAACAGCGGTGACTGCGGGTGACGAAGTCGACGTGTCGGTTGGCTCGTCGCGGAAGGTTCAACTCGTCTGGAAAAGTCCAAGCGGTGAGACCTCGACTGTCCTCGCGACTCGCACGTTCAGTGCATCTGGTAGCCCGGTGTTCTCTGCGACTAATCAGGGAACGTCGAATGGATGGGCGAATAGTCGGATGACGAGCCCTGACCGGAACATGCGGCTGGTGAACGAAGACAGTCAACCCAGGGTCGAGATTCGAAATTCGAACGCTGGCGACGCGAAGATTTCGAGCACATCGTTCACTCCCACAGCCGGGTCGACGTACGACTTCGAGCTCCGATACAATCCGAGTACGGACAAACTCGAATTCGAGGTCGATGGGACCGTGGTGAGCGAACAGCCAGCACCGACGCCTGACGACGGGGAACTCGGTATCCTGTTGAAGACACGAAATGGCGGCGCGAGCAAATCCATCAGTGTGGATTCGCTCACACTGGATGGAGCGAGTATCGGCTCTCCGGACGGTCTCTCTGTGAGCGGTGATGGGCAGACGAAGAACCTCCTCATCGACAGCGCGGATTTGAAGAACGGTTTCACCCTCAGTGGTGACGTAACGTTCACGTTCAACCCCAGTGAGATCGACGGGAGCGAGGAGCTGGTGTTCCGGATCGACCTCGGCTAA
- a CDS encoding SprT-like domain-containing protein — MTGRQTTLDSALFIERPSPRGPPATKAELCKRAAEYAQTVALNEDLSTVSWKVSSRAKRRAGACRYNSHTGAITIRLTWKAHRKFGWEQFKRVIRHELIHAWEFQTFGESSHGDRFKRKADELNVDVHCPKFVELRLLLECEDHNCHWEAHRYRASKAVSQPEQRRCGSCHSRYRVTHVATGRSWQTNREYRKLRKEIGGEW, encoded by the coding sequence ATGACTGGCAGACAGACTACCCTCGACAGCGCACTGTTCATCGAACGACCGAGCCCCCGAGGCCCGCCAGCGACGAAAGCCGAACTCTGCAAGCGTGCGGCCGAGTACGCACAGACTGTTGCCCTGAACGAGGATCTCTCGACAGTGTCGTGGAAGGTGTCGTCGCGAGCGAAGCGCCGTGCCGGTGCCTGCCGCTACAACTCGCACACTGGAGCCATCACGATTCGTCTGACCTGGAAAGCACACCGGAAGTTCGGCTGGGAGCAGTTCAAGCGGGTCATCCGGCACGAACTCATCCACGCATGGGAGTTCCAGACCTTCGGCGAATCCTCCCATGGCGACCGGTTCAAGCGGAAGGCTGACGAACTGAACGTCGACGTCCACTGTCCCAAGTTCGTCGAGCTGCGGTTGCTGCTTGAGTGTGAGGACCACAACTGCCACTGGGAAGCTCATCGATACCGGGCATCGAAGGCCGTGAGCCAGCCGGAACAGCGTCGCTGTGGGTCCTGTCACAGCCGATACCGCGTCACCCACGTCGCGACCGGCCGGTCGTGGCAGACGAATCGCGAATATCGGAAACTTCGGAAGGAGATCGGAGGCGAGTGGTAG
- a CDS encoding sensor histidine kinase — MEEQGVEENAQPGKPRSDEVMTGAETMEGEMRKELAVLHRVFRHNFRNQLNTIRGHAERAQSKTDDPEAADSLEIVLETTSKLIETVEEANVVEQLASSDATPEVVDLSHVLTECVERYDSETEAEFETHIPEGVWVWANPTIDHALGELIENAVEHNDDIDPRVRVRVSEGQTVNIQITDNGPGMPPGTASVLESTNVDSTNHLTSLGIWIAYWTITRSGGTLTASENNPTGCQIDVSLRAAPVQNQD; from the coding sequence ATGGAAGAACAGGGTGTGGAGGAAAACGCCCAACCGGGGAAACCGAGGAGTGATGAAGTGATGACTGGGGCGGAGACGATGGAGGGCGAGATGCGAAAGGAGCTCGCTGTGCTCCATCGGGTCTTCCGGCACAATTTTCGCAATCAACTCAACACCATTCGTGGCCACGCGGAGCGTGCCCAATCGAAGACCGATGACCCCGAGGCTGCCGACTCCCTGGAAATCGTGCTTGAGACGACTTCCAAGCTCATCGAAACGGTCGAGGAGGCCAACGTTGTCGAACAGCTCGCCTCCTCGGATGCGACGCCCGAGGTGGTGGACCTCTCTCACGTTCTCACCGAATGCGTCGAGCGATACGACAGTGAAACAGAGGCCGAGTTTGAGACTCACATTCCGGAGGGGGTGTGGGTGTGGGCGAATCCGACAATCGACCACGCTCTCGGCGAACTCATCGAGAATGCGGTCGAGCATAACGACGACATCGATCCTCGCGTTCGCGTCCGGGTGTCGGAAGGACAGACTGTTAACATCCAGATTACGGACAACGGTCCCGGAATGCCACCAGGCACTGCCTCCGTCCTCGAGTCCACGAACGTCGACAGCACGAACCACTTGACGTCACTCGGAATCTGGATCGCCTACTGGACGATCACCCGTTCCGGCGGCACCCTCACCGCTAGCGAGAACAATCCAACCGGCTGCCAGATCGACGTCAGCCTCCGCGCAGCTCCAGTCCAAAACCAGGACTGA
- a CDS encoding DUF3006 domain-containing protein: protein MPEQTYTVVLDRFEDEQAVLLCEDDGEVVEELVVPKWFLPPDGRHQDAIFTLRTGEVDQTVLAYQPAETEKRQKEAQSRFDRLSQSLSDQEPHDES from the coding sequence ATGCCTGAGCAGACCTACACTGTGGTACTCGACCGGTTCGAGGACGAGCAGGCAGTTCTCCTCTGCGAGGACGATGGCGAGGTCGTCGAGGAACTCGTCGTCCCGAAGTGGTTCCTGCCACCGGACGGCCGGCACCAGGACGCAATCTTCACGCTTCGAACCGGTGAGGTTGACCAGACAGTCCTGGCATACCAACCAGCGGAGACTGAGAAGCGTCAGAAGGAGGCGCAGAGCCGCTTCGACAGGCTGTCGCAGTCGCTCTCGGATCAGGAACCGCACGACGAAAGCTGA